One genomic segment of Culturomica massiliensis includes these proteins:
- a CDS encoding PorP/SprF family type IX secretion system membrane protein, with the protein MGKVVNYATLLLLGWTIGWHSAGAQDTKLPHPFMWKSFNNPGYSGFDGLASVNVGIRRAYWSKPLDFRSYFVSADYPFQEKKTFGLGGVSLFYQRDQENSLMYVTNTIAAAISGRVKIARSTVLQVGIQPALYLKSLDPSRIKLGDQFDPYYGQILALSPELMAFYADNITMFDVAAGIYGRTDFYIGFRGLASLEYGLSVYHIIESTQSFLSEHGSVSSEENLLNRRYSAYLAYSHPLPLGNGINTVLAPYLMVDMQSVMKNIQFGVYWEEERFGMIGLGLRSDQYEGMNIGTFLLNLGLNLRKNEDQGWKIGYTFEVPTHQGTMYKNTSHSLSLHWYFKYTPSRCIGRFDNSPDNFRRPKARRNAGKSYRF; encoded by the coding sequence ATGGGAAAGGTAGTTAACTATGCGACGTTGCTTTTGCTGGGGTGGACGATTGGCTGGCATTCGGCCGGGGCGCAGGATACGAAGTTGCCGCATCCTTTTATGTGGAAGTCTTTCAATAATCCGGGCTATAGCGGTTTCGACGGGTTGGCAAGTGTAAATGTCGGTATAAGGCGTGCTTATTGGAGTAAACCTTTGGATTTCCGGAGTTATTTCGTATCCGCGGATTATCCGTTTCAGGAAAAAAAGACGTTCGGTTTGGGGGGTGTTTCTCTGTTTTACCAACGGGATCAGGAAAATTCGTTGATGTATGTTACCAATACCATCGCAGCAGCTATTTCCGGACGGGTAAAGATTGCCCGTTCTACTGTTCTGCAAGTGGGTATACAACCGGCTCTTTATTTGAAAAGTCTCGATCCTTCACGGATCAAATTAGGAGATCAATTCGATCCTTATTACGGGCAAATTCTGGCGTTATCACCGGAGCTGATGGCTTTTTATGCCGATAATATTACCATGTTTGATGTGGCTGCCGGTATATACGGGCGGACCGATTTTTATATCGGATTCCGGGGACTTGCAAGTTTGGAATATGGTTTATCTGTGTATCACATCATTGAATCGACACAATCATTTTTATCGGAGCACGGTTCGGTTTCTTCGGAAGAGAATTTATTAAACCGTCGTTATTCGGCTTATCTGGCTTATTCTCATCCCTTGCCTTTGGGTAATGGAATCAATACAGTGCTTGCTCCTTATTTGATGGTGGATATGCAATCGGTTATGAAGAACATACAATTCGGAGTTTATTGGGAGGAGGAGCGGTTCGGAATGATAGGCCTCGGGTTGCGTAGCGATCAGTATGAGGGGATGAATATCGGGACGTTTTTGTTGAATTTGGGATTGAACCTTCGGAAGAATGAGGATCAGGGCTGGAAAATCGGATATACATTTGAGGTACCTACTCACCAGGGAACGATGTATAAAAATACCAGTCATTCATTGTCATTGCATTGGTATTTTAAATACACACCTTCCCGTTGTATCGGTCGTTTCGACAATTCGCCGGATAATTTCCGGCGTCCCAAGGCGAGACGGAATGCCGGAAAGTCTTATCGGTTTTAA
- a CDS encoding PKD domain-containing protein, translating to MTFLSCLYRAAVVWLVFTPLWGEAQTLVLGNEKNFRNCVEGDDSEFRLVIENRSDVTAFQEGTYSIDWGDSKPGENLTNVNHVALNTSHLYTEWGVYELKVSAVSKQSGRRVEQVYQVINLSNPAVGFERNLSGTPCVNSEAEIYVTNYNSNSAATTYTLDFGDGSTREYTQAQIVADGGKVLHQYEKTHCQLNKPKGITIRVTAKNECGFTTSMDFPNYMIILPPTADFDYKEKPGCTEREVQFINQTDGGLGKDCQPLNLTYEWDFGKTGVGVGQENVKNPLVVYNEDDTYQVTLEIKNSNGFKCAYVKKTLPVRIIKSVKAGFIVDKDSGCDPLGVSFTDKSAGEERKYQWTVVEQGVNGGYAPTGGLNQANVHINFHYGTYKVTQIVSNNCSTDSKDTTISVKKDPEIVEFKALPALCPGSVLSLPDYITYAWYNNTPDLKWEITPASGWILRAGTTLTSEKPQIEFTQPGKYTLKVTLKGAGCGGTKLVGTQLLTVYDPSVKAEGMVADKTEMCEGERLTVNGIPGGVINGVNWYVKTAAGVTASWKPQTSGNSTSIQIPEYGKYVLVADIDGVCTDSVKNFEVRVYRAPEIDLSAFPAYHCPDNEFYPGDFVRYKDNGNENVAVKWEVFAEGNPTDKVTVIGGNTMTPKLKFSEWGDYEIRVTLTNPTSCGPTDKLSASQVLHVVNPRLDVIIEADQKQICIGEKLTFTNTSSAAVEPTYSWSVTPGVESVDYEFTDGTDATHKAPHILFHTSGTYSVSGYVQGVCGGEPLPFTIVVKQDPKVTIDPLEAMCPGMLRLSDTHVHYVWNDSWNGGAESLRKVEWTLVNKPLNAEHTPYTSPEWDKLYPEIELRTPGEYTLQAKLVSAANCGGDLVATQKILIYDPEIYTNIKPHLDANVQDLGSGRYQTLQGEPLNFENTTTGVNLSYQWTVTPDVGYTISDKNADKPAITFNKYGEYKVRVDITGACKSDFREFTVVVKGVPSFVFDVIPNRCDNWEEVVDIRDYLHCDSAGSARILCNWTIVPADGVVAVGSNLSDMFPKLRFTRSGVYQLTLQAEAEYGGVRTVSGQVNVLKHKVVAKAELSQVAGCTTDGVVLHLTNRSEGDSLSYVWRVEPQIGWTGNLNVENPDLTFTDPGNYQVFLTAGNICGEQPVVYDFRAFSKPEVERLGAEDLGRQCERDYIFIGTEHVGEIRENNDELNYIRWKITPAGVNWENGTDASTRKPDMTFAGGKTYRIVGEFANHCKDTARIAYTLEVDKFEKVVLTQPDPLCAMSEPILLQATPEGGEWTTREAGMLIEKPGKQFYFDPNRNEESVVWTVYEYGNGTCIDKDSIRIKIRKLPVVDAGGDLDYCLNSGEQNLIGIEPAGLPNWFGNGVKNGSLFDPEIAGEGVSRLEYRYTDPLTGCDNLDTVFVTVHELPDAVFNVSTRQCRAVDSLYVPVELGKGHRFNWDFGNGDTQETIDAPASYRYPAIGEYPVTLIVTSVYNCVVEGTPQVVKVLNPPPTALFETDKVNGCGPLEVAFRVDPAHFAGDYYDLQYLWSFGNGNVTTDLQPGVQTFEPRLFDTTYQVTFKVYNVCGTEATIKDIAVYSPAVADFVSNPEDEGCTPLEVTFINRSTGSGNTYVWDFGDGETSQEEDPVHIFRTGTTMSVFEIGLTAVNRCTPDGSRATRYIKVKPNTILARFIKDKKYLCAGDTVCFENYSVDKDPTAALNYFWDFGDGEIAAVWDTCHRYLNAGVYKIKLEVDNGCASRQYVDSVVVHTIPVLQIEGENALCEDSELDLRLVSSEALKNITWNFGDGKTDRGIWQVFHAFTEPGIYEINVRGESNQIPSCPGVATKQVEVWPKPRVQIEPLDTVACPPFLYRPRVVATGYDYFRWDYGDDTGLTSDMEHLYENDTNFILEYAITAYVENNRGCKEEHSGRIKVFNGPRVAFDKDIAYGRPEKVMFINLSKDYTEFIWYLPDGRVVYSPEDQEVVFNEKGTYPLSMVGINEYGCRDSVYTDHIAYMGGLYFPNTFIPHNSNPKVNNFRGIGMGLKEYHLEIFDLYGNKIWETTALEDGEPSEGWDGRDKNGKLLPQGVYMWRAKAIFYSEDLWTGDNNPSGAKQSTQGTVLLLRK from the coding sequence ATGACTTTTTTAAGCTGTTTATACAGAGCTGCGGTAGTGTGGCTTGTATTCACCCCATTGTGGGGGGAAGCGCAGACCTTGGTGTTGGGAAATGAAAAGAATTTCAGAAATTGTGTAGAAGGGGACGATAGTGAATTCAGGTTGGTAATAGAAAACAGGTCGGATGTTACAGCTTTTCAGGAAGGAACTTATTCTATTGATTGGGGGGATTCAAAACCCGGAGAAAATTTAACGAATGTAAATCATGTGGCTTTAAATACGTCCCATCTTTATACGGAGTGGGGGGTATATGAATTGAAGGTAAGTGCTGTTTCGAAACAATCTGGAAGAAGAGTGGAGCAGGTATATCAAGTGATAAACCTTTCAAATCCTGCCGTCGGTTTTGAGCGGAATTTATCGGGAACTCCTTGTGTGAATTCGGAGGCGGAAATCTATGTGACGAATTATAATTCCAATTCGGCGGCAACGACGTATACATTGGATTTCGGAGACGGGAGTACGCGGGAATATACTCAGGCACAAATTGTGGCTGACGGAGGAAAAGTTTTGCATCAGTATGAAAAGACCCATTGCCAATTGAATAAACCGAAAGGCATAACGATACGTGTGACGGCTAAAAACGAGTGTGGTTTTACGACTTCGATGGATTTCCCGAATTACATGATTATTCTTCCGCCGACCGCTGATTTCGATTACAAGGAGAAACCCGGTTGTACGGAACGGGAGGTGCAGTTTATCAATCAGACGGACGGTGGTTTGGGAAAAGATTGCCAACCGTTAAATCTGACTTATGAATGGGATTTCGGAAAAACCGGAGTGGGAGTGGGGCAGGAGAACGTAAAAAATCCATTGGTTGTTTACAATGAAGACGATACGTATCAGGTGACATTGGAAATTAAAAATTCCAATGGGTTTAAGTGTGCATATGTAAAGAAGACTTTGCCGGTCAGGATTATTAAGAGTGTAAAGGCTGGTTTTATCGTCGATAAAGATTCCGGGTGTGATCCTCTGGGGGTTTCGTTTACGGATAAGTCGGCGGGGGAGGAACGCAAATATCAATGGACGGTTGTCGAACAGGGTGTGAACGGCGGTTATGCACCTACCGGGGGGCTGAATCAGGCCAATGTTCATATTAATTTTCATTACGGAACTTATAAGGTAACGCAAATTGTCAGTAACAATTGTTCGACGGATTCCAAAGATACGACGATAAGTGTGAAGAAGGATCCGGAAATTGTCGAATTCAAGGCATTGCCTGCCTTATGTCCGGGAAGTGTGTTGAGTTTGCCCGATTATATTACGTATGCCTGGTATAACAATACTCCGGATTTGAAGTGGGAGATTACCCCAGCGTCCGGCTGGATACTTAGGGCCGGAACGACACTGACGTCGGAAAAACCTCAGATTGAGTTTACACAACCGGGGAAATATACGCTGAAGGTTACTTTAAAAGGGGCCGGTTGTGGGGGTACGAAGCTGGTCGGAACACAGTTGTTGACGGTTTATGATCCGTCCGTGAAGGCAGAAGGGATGGTAGCCGATAAAACGGAAATGTGTGAAGGAGAGCGGTTGACCGTGAACGGCATTCCCGGGGGTGTGATTAACGGTGTAAATTGGTACGTAAAGACGGCTGCGGGAGTTACGGCATCCTGGAAGCCTCAAACTTCGGGTAACAGCACTTCGATACAGATACCGGAATATGGAAAATATGTATTGGTAGCCGATATCGACGGGGTATGTACGGATTCTGTAAAGAACTTTGAAGTAAGGGTATACAGGGCTCCTGAAATCGACTTATCGGCATTTCCTGCTTATCATTGTCCGGATAACGAGTTTTATCCGGGTGATTTCGTGAGGTATAAGGATAACGGAAATGAAAATGTCGCTGTGAAGTGGGAGGTTTTTGCCGAAGGGAATCCGACGGATAAGGTAACGGTTATCGGAGGGAATACGATGACACCTAAATTAAAATTCAGTGAATGGGGGGATTATGAGATTCGGGTGACCTTGACGAATCCGACGTCTTGCGGTCCGACGGATAAATTGAGTGCTTCCCAGGTGTTGCATGTGGTGAATCCGCGTTTAGACGTGATTATTGAAGCAGACCAGAAGCAGATTTGTATCGGAGAAAAGTTGACGTTTACCAATACTTCTTCGGCTGCGGTAGAACCGACTTATTCATGGTCGGTGACCCCGGGTGTCGAATCTGTCGATTATGAGTTTACGGATGGAACGGATGCCACTCATAAAGCTCCGCATATTTTGTTTCATACTTCCGGAACATATAGTGTCAGTGGGTATGTGCAGGGTGTTTGCGGTGGGGAACCACTACCTTTTACGATTGTCGTTAAACAAGACCCGAAAGTGACGATCGATCCTCTGGAGGCGATGTGTCCTGGAATGCTTCGTTTGTCGGATACTCACGTACATTATGTATGGAATGACAGTTGGAACGGGGGAGCGGAAAGTTTGCGGAAAGTCGAATGGACGTTGGTGAATAAGCCGTTGAATGCGGAACATACGCCTTATACTTCTCCGGAATGGGATAAATTGTATCCGGAGATCGAGTTAAGGACTCCGGGAGAGTATACGTTGCAGGCAAAATTGGTTTCTGCGGCGAATTGCGGTGGGGACTTGGTAGCAACTCAAAAGATTTTGATATATGATCCTGAAATATATACGAATATAAAGCCGCATTTGGATGCTAATGTCCAGGATTTGGGGAGTGGTCGTTATCAGACGTTACAGGGAGAACCGTTGAATTTTGAGAATACGACGACGGGGGTAAATTTGAGTTATCAATGGACTGTCACTCCGGATGTCGGTTACACGATTTCGGATAAGAATGCGGACAAACCGGCGATTACTTTTAATAAGTACGGGGAATATAAGGTACGGGTGGATATTACCGGGGCTTGTAAGTCTGATTTCCGGGAATTTACAGTTGTAGTTAAGGGAGTACCCAGCTTTGTTTTTGACGTGATCCCGAATCGTTGTGATAATTGGGAGGAAGTGGTTGATATACGGGATTATCTGCATTGTGATTCGGCTGGAAGTGCGAGGATTCTTTGCAATTGGACGATCGTACCGGCAGACGGAGTGGTGGCTGTAGGGAGTAATTTGAGTGATATGTTTCCGAAATTGCGCTTCACCCGCAGCGGGGTATATCAGTTGACATTGCAGGCTGAAGCCGAGTATGGTGGTGTGCGGACTGTGTCCGGACAGGTGAATGTGTTGAAACATAAGGTAGTAGCCAAGGCTGAGTTATCACAGGTAGCCGGATGTACGACGGACGGAGTCGTATTGCATTTAACGAATCGGTCAGAAGGAGATTCGTTAAGTTATGTATGGCGGGTAGAACCACAAATCGGATGGACCGGAAATTTGAATGTAGAAAATCCGGATTTAACATTTACCGATCCCGGAAATTATCAAGTGTTTCTAACGGCTGGGAATATTTGCGGGGAACAGCCGGTTGTGTATGATTTCCGGGCTTTTTCAAAGCCGGAAGTCGAGCGGTTGGGAGCAGAGGATTTAGGACGGCAATGTGAGCGGGATTATATATTTATCGGGACAGAACATGTCGGAGAAATCCGGGAGAATAACGACGAGTTGAATTATATCCGGTGGAAAATTACACCGGCGGGTGTAAATTGGGAAAACGGTACGGATGCTTCTACGCGTAAGCCGGATATGACGTTTGCGGGAGGAAAGACGTATCGTATTGTCGGAGAGTTTGCCAATCATTGTAAGGATACAGCCAGAATCGCCTATACTTTGGAGGTCGATAAGTTTGAGAAGGTCGTTTTGACTCAGCCGGATCCTTTATGTGCTATGAGTGAACCGATTTTGTTGCAGGCCACTCCGGAAGGAGGAGAATGGACTACCCGCGAAGCCGGCATGTTGATAGAGAAACCCGGAAAACAGTTTTATTTTGATCCGAACCGGAATGAGGAATCGGTCGTTTGGACGGTGTATGAGTACGGAAACGGAACTTGTATCGATAAGGATAGTATCCGGATAAAAATACGAAAACTACCTGTCGTTGATGCCGGTGGGGATTTGGATTATTGTCTGAATTCCGGGGAACAGAATCTGATCGGTATAGAACCTGCGGGATTACCTAATTGGTTCGGGAACGGTGTGAAAAACGGGAGTTTGTTTGATCCGGAAATTGCAGGAGAAGGCGTATCCCGGTTGGAGTACCGTTATACAGATCCTTTGACCGGATGTGATAATCTGGATACGGTGTTCGTAACGGTACATGAATTGCCGGATGCGGTTTTCAATGTATCAACCCGGCAATGCCGGGCGGTAGACTCCTTGTATGTCCCTGTCGAATTGGGTAAAGGACATCGTTTTAACTGGGATTTCGGAAATGGGGATACACAGGAAACAATAGATGCTCCGGCTTCTTATCGCTATCCGGCAATCGGCGAATATCCGGTTACTTTGATCGTAACTTCTGTATATAATTGTGTCGTGGAGGGAACACCCCAGGTGGTAAAGGTCTTGAATCCTCCGCCAACAGCTCTTTTTGAAACAGATAAAGTGAACGGTTGCGGACCTTTGGAGGTCGCTTTCCGGGTCGACCCGGCACATTTTGCGGGGGATTATTATGATTTGCAATATTTATGGAGTTTTGGAAACGGAAATGTTACGACTGATTTACAGCCCGGAGTCCAGACTTTCGAACCCCGGCTTTTCGATACGACTTATCAGGTGACGTTTAAGGTTTATAATGTATGTGGTACGGAAGCGACGATAAAGGATATTGCTGTTTATTCCCCGGCTGTAGCTGACTTTGTTTCAAATCCCGAAGATGAGGGGTGTACACCTTTGGAGGTGACGTTTATAAATCGGAGTACGGGGTCCGGGAATACTTATGTTTGGGATTTCGGGGATGGAGAGACGTCGCAGGAGGAGGATCCGGTTCATATTTTCCGTACGGGTACAACCATGTCGGTATTCGAGATCGGCTTAACGGCTGTTAATCGTTGTACGCCTGATGGCAGCCGTGCAACTCGTTATATTAAAGTTAAGCCTAATACGATCCTGGCCCGTTTTATAAAAGACAAAAAATATTTATGTGCCGGGGATACGGTATGTTTTGAAAATTATTCGGTGGATAAAGATCCGACGGCTGCGTTGAATTATTTCTGGGATTTCGGGGACGGGGAGATCGCTGCCGTATGGGATACGTGTCACCGTTATCTGAATGCTGGTGTATACAAGATAAAGCTCGAGGTCGACAATGGGTGTGCCAGCAGGCAATACGTGGATTCCGTCGTTGTGCATACCATACCGGTTCTTCAAATCGAGGGAGAAAATGCCTTGTGTGAAGACAGTGAGTTGGATTTGCGTTTGGTATCGAGTGAGGCATTGAAAAATATTACCTGGAATTTTGGGGACGGAAAGACGGACCGGGGAATATGGCAAGTGTTCCATGCTTTTACGGAGCCTGGAATTTATGAGATAAATGTGCGTGGAGAAAGTAATCAGATACCTTCTTGCCCGGGAGTGGCAACGAAGCAGGTAGAGGTGTGGCCGAAGCCGCGGGTACAGATTGAGCCGTTGGATACGGTTGCCTGCCCGCCCTTCCTTTATCGGCCGAGAGTTGTAGCTACTGGTTATGATTATTTCCGCTGGGATTACGGGGACGATACGGGTTTGACCTCAGATATGGAGCATTTGTATGAGAATGACACTAATTTTATATTGGAATATGCAATTACGGCTTATGTGGAAAATAACAGGGGATGTAAGGAAGAGCATTCCGGTCGTATAAAAGTGTTTAACGGTCCCCGTGTCGCATTTGATAAAGATATTGCTTATGGGCGGCCGGAGAAAGTGATGTTTATCAATTTATCGAAAGATTATACGGAATTTATTTGGTACCTGCCGGATGGCCGGGTGGTTTATTCTCCGGAAGATCAGGAAGTCGTATTCAATGAAAAAGGGACTTATCCGTTGTCAATGGTCGGTATAAATGAGTACGGTTGCCGGGATTCGGTCTATACAGACCATATCGCTTATATGGGAGGCTTGTATTTTCCAAATACATTTATTCCGCATAATTCGAATCCGAAGGTCAATAATTTCCGGGGTATCGGAATGGGACTCAAAGAATATCATTTGGAAATATTCGATTTATATGGGAATAAAATATGGGAGACGACGGCATTGGAAGACGGTGAGCCTTCTGAAGGTTGGGATGGCCGTGATAAAAATGGGAAGTTGTTGCCACAGGGCGTATATATGTGGCGGGCAAAGGCTATTTTTTACAGTGAGGATCTTTGGACCGGGGATAATAATCCGTCGGGGGCTAAACAATCAACTCAGGGAACTGTATTGTTGTTAAGAAAATAA
- a CDS encoding AIR synthase related protein, producing MRKDERYNKRGVSASKEDVHNAIKNIDKGIFPKAFCKIVPDYLGGDPSYCNIMHADGAGTKSSLAYMYWKETGDLSVWKGIAQDALIMNIDDLLCVGAVDNILLSSTIGRNKNRIPGEVIAAIINGTEELLEEYRKLGVSIYSTGGETADVGDLVRTIIVDSTVTCRMKREEIIDNANIKAGDVIVGLASYGQASYETEYNGGMGSNGLTSARHDVFAKYLMEKYPESFDNAVPEELVYAGKCKLTDTVTDSPLNAGKLVLSPTRTYAPVIKKILDQYRPQIHGMVHCSGGAQTKVMNFVENMHVVKDNLFPVPPLFRLIQEQSGTSWEEMYKVFNMGHRMEIYVDEELADKIIAISQSFNIDAQIVGRCYDNDEGEGNKLTIISEFGKFIY from the coding sequence ATGAGAAAAGACGAAAGATACAATAAACGCGGCGTATCCGCTTCAAAAGAAGACGTTCATAACGCGATCAAAAACATCGACAAGGGAATTTTCCCCAAAGCTTTCTGCAAAATTGTACCCGATTATTTAGGAGGTGACCCTTCTTACTGCAATATCATGCACGCCGACGGAGCCGGAACAAAATCTTCCCTGGCCTACATGTACTGGAAAGAAACCGGTGACCTCTCTGTATGGAAAGGGATTGCCCAGGATGCACTGATTATGAACATCGACGATTTACTCTGTGTAGGGGCTGTCGATAATATCCTTTTATCTTCCACGATCGGACGTAACAAAAACCGGATCCCCGGAGAAGTGATCGCCGCCATTATTAACGGCACCGAAGAATTATTGGAAGAATACCGGAAATTAGGAGTAAGTATCTATTCTACCGGCGGCGAAACAGCCGACGTCGGTGACCTCGTACGCACCATTATTGTCGATTCGACAGTCACCTGCCGGATGAAGCGAGAAGAGATCATCGACAATGCCAACATCAAAGCAGGAGACGTCATCGTCGGTCTCGCATCTTATGGACAAGCCAGCTATGAAACGGAATACAACGGCGGTATGGGCTCCAATGGACTGACGTCAGCCCGCCACGATGTATTTGCTAAATATCTGATGGAAAAATACCCGGAAAGCTTCGATAACGCCGTACCGGAAGAATTGGTATATGCCGGGAAATGCAAACTGACGGACACCGTAACGGATTCTCCCCTCAATGCCGGCAAATTGGTCCTTTCACCGACACGTACGTATGCTCCGGTTATCAAAAAAATCCTGGATCAATACCGCCCCCAAATCCATGGCATGGTACACTGTTCCGGTGGAGCCCAAACCAAAGTGATGAATTTTGTCGAAAATATGCATGTTGTAAAAGACAACCTTTTCCCGGTTCCTCCCCTATTCAGATTGATACAGGAACAATCCGGCACATCCTGGGAAGAAATGTATAAAGTATTCAACATGGGACACCGTATGGAAATATACGTCGATGAAGAATTAGCCGATAAAATCATCGCTATCTCCCAAAGCTTTAATATTGATGCCCAAATCGTCGGTCGCTGCTATGACAATGACGAAGGCGAAGGAAATAAGCTTACCATAATCAGCGAATTCGGGAAATTCATATACTGA
- a CDS encoding helix-turn-helix domain-containing protein, producing MEEKKFYTQEEVKDMLIGKKGTPERDNYESELNLFLIGEAIKRTRLDKNMTQEDLGKLIGVQKAQISRIENGKNLTLATVIKIFKALGVNARLEIEDNGYKVALC from the coding sequence ATGGAAGAAAAGAAGTTTTATACGCAGGAGGAGGTGAAAGATATGCTGATTGGAAAGAAAGGCACACCTGAACGCGATAATTATGAAAGTGAACTGAATTTATTTTTGATAGGTGAAGCTATTAAACGTACACGTTTGGATAAAAATATGACTCAGGAAGATTTAGGGAAACTGATAGGGGTACAAAAAGCTCAAATCTCCCGAATAGAAAATGGTAAGAATTTGACTTTGGCTACTGTTATTAAAATATTTAAAGCTTTGGGGGTAAATGCAAGGTTAGAAATAGAAGATAATGGTTATAAAGTAGCTTTGTGTTAA
- a CDS encoding type II toxin-antitoxin system RelE/ParE family toxin — protein sequence METYFYICAMVSIEKFKVIFYKDALEFLQRVESKTREKIVYNIDKARYTLDPKLFKKLTGTDIWEFRTLYKGKQYRLLAFWDKDVDVLVIATHGFVKKTDKTPIKEVARAKEIMKEYFEQK from the coding sequence ATGGAAACTTATTTTTATATTTGTGCTATGGTTTCTATTGAAAAATTTAAGGTTATATTTTATAAGGATGCTTTAGAGTTTTTACAGAGAGTGGAATCTAAAACAAGGGAAAAGATTGTTTATAATATTGATAAAGCACGGTATACTTTAGACCCTAAATTATTTAAGAAATTAACAGGAACTGATATTTGGGAGTTCAGAACTTTGTACAAGGGGAAGCAATATCGTTTATTAGCTTTCTGGGATAAAGACGTTGATGTATTGGTGATTGCTACTCATGGTTTTGTGAAGAAAACGGATAAGACACCCATAAAAGAAGTGGCAAGAGCAAAAGAGATAATGAAAGAATATTTTGAACAAAAATAA
- a CDS encoding DUF86 domain-containing protein, protein MYDVKVLHLLDKVIESIRIIQQRTESIHCVNDFLDSETGTLLLDGVCMKLIASGESIKNLDKLTAGNLLVHYPQIPWREVMGMRDIIVHHYFEVDADVIFNTVQESIPPLLEVLEQMRKDLVEGK, encoded by the coding sequence ATGTATGATGTAAAAGTCCTGCATTTACTTGATAAAGTAATCGAATCCATAAGGATTATTCAACAGCGGACGGAAAGCATTCACTGTGTCAATGATTTTTTGGATTCTGAGACAGGTACGTTATTGCTGGACGGTGTTTGTATGAAATTGATAGCATCGGGTGAAAGTATAAAGAATCTGGATAAACTGACTGCTGGAAATTTACTTGTTCATTATCCACAGATTCCGTGGCGTGAAGTTATGGGAATGCGTGATATCATTGTCCATCATTATTTTGAAGTGGATGCTGATGTTATTTTTAATACGGTTCAGGAAAGCATTCCTCCTTTGTTGGAGGTGTTGGAACAGATGCGAAAAGACTTGGTAGAAGGAAAGTAA
- a CDS encoding nucleotidyltransferase family protein: protein MKSISEYLQLLAGYMQTHASIYHIKRIGIFGSVARGEQTEHSDIDICYEGEAPTLFTLARIKYELEALLGCPVDLVRVRERMDEVLKQTIQKEAIYV from the coding sequence ATGAAATCAATCAGTGAATATTTACAACTATTGGCAGGCTATATGCAAACACATGCCTCCATTTATCATATTAAAAGGATAGGTATATTTGGCAGTGTGGCCAGAGGTGAGCAGACAGAACATAGTGATATTGATATTTGCTATGAAGGGGAAGCTCCGACTCTGTTTACATTGGCTCGTATTAAATATGAATTGGAAGCCTTATTAGGATGTCCTGTGGATTTAGTACGTGTGCGTGAGAGAATGGATGAAGTATTAAAACAAACTATTCAGAAGGAGGCTATCTATGTATGA